A portion of the Pseudomonas synxantha BG33R genome contains these proteins:
- a CDS encoding GlxA family transcriptional regulator, with the protein MHITLLLADRCSAANATLAMEVLSAANLFADSPCFEVVLASLDGQAVVTWGGQRLEVDCSVAQVARTDLVLIPGFLFTLKEVLPTFAAYGPWLREQHGRGAVLASMCTAAFLLAETGLLQGLRATTHWAFTEFFRRRYAQVCLDEGQILCEENRLITCGGATAAMDLMLHLIRRFGSAELAYTCGKYLLIDTGRTEQSVYAMWSLPKSHGDSEILRVQHWLEQHFTESLVIDEVARRFGFGVRNFKRRFKDATGHTPIGYLQTLRLERAKQMLESTRMTLDSITYAVGYEDSNSFRRLFQQRVGMLPAAYRKKFLIVQG; encoded by the coding sequence ATGCACATTACCTTGCTTCTGGCTGACCGATGTTCCGCTGCCAATGCCACCCTCGCCATGGAAGTACTCAGTGCGGCCAACCTGTTTGCGGATAGCCCGTGCTTTGAGGTGGTGCTGGCTTCCCTGGATGGGCAGGCGGTGGTGACATGGGGCGGCCAGCGCCTGGAGGTGGATTGCAGCGTGGCGCAGGTGGCCCGGACCGACCTGGTATTGATCCCAGGCTTTCTGTTTACCCTCAAGGAAGTCTTGCCGACGTTTGCCGCTTACGGCCCTTGGTTGCGTGAGCAGCACGGTCGTGGCGCAGTGCTGGCCTCGATGTGCACGGCCGCGTTTCTCTTGGCCGAAACGGGCCTGTTGCAGGGCTTGCGCGCCACCACCCATTGGGCGTTTACCGAGTTCTTCCGTCGTCGCTATGCCCAGGTCTGCCTGGATGAGGGGCAGATCCTCTGCGAAGAAAACCGCTTGATTACCTGCGGTGGCGCCACGGCGGCGATGGATTTGATGCTGCACCTGATCCGCCGCTTCGGCTCTGCGGAACTGGCTTATACCTGCGGCAAATATTTGCTGATCGATACCGGGCGCACCGAACAGTCGGTGTATGCCATGTGGTCGTTGCCCAAAAGCCACGGGGATAGCGAGATTCTGCGCGTACAGCACTGGTTGGAGCAGCACTTTACCGAGTCATTGGTGATCGACGAGGTGGCCCGGCGCTTCGGCTTTGGCGTGCGTAATTTCAAGCGCCGCTTCAAGGACGCCACCGGTCATACGCCAATCGGCTACCTGCAAACTCTGCGTCTGGAACGGGCCAAGCAGATGCTTGAGTCAACGCGCATGACGCTCGACAGCATTACCTATGCCGTTGGCTATGAAGACAGCAATTCGTTTCGACGCCTGTTTCAGCAGCGGGTGGGTATGTTGCCGGCGGCGTATCGCAAGAAATTCCTGATCGTCCAGGGCTGA
- a CDS encoding pirin family protein, with amino-acid sequence MLTLRKASERGAANHGWLKSFHTFSFANYWNPKEQGFSDLLVINDDRVAAGKGFGQHPHRDMEIFSYVLEGALEHKDTLGTGSVIRPGDVQLMSAGSGVAHSEFNHSQRLGVHFLQIWIVPNEAGAKPRYQQEHFSEAQKRGRLQLIISPDGANGSLKVRQDARVYAGLFDADESTRLELAPDRYAYVHVARGSVELNGQRLQEGDGVRVRDERQIRLSHGEDAEVLVFDLRPNELPQMP; translated from the coding sequence AGTCGTTCCACACCTTCTCTTTCGCCAACTACTGGAACCCCAAGGAGCAGGGGTTTTCCGACCTGCTGGTGATCAATGATGACCGTGTCGCCGCGGGTAAAGGCTTCGGCCAGCACCCCCACCGCGACATGGAGATCTTCTCCTATGTGCTTGAAGGCGCACTGGAGCACAAGGACACCCTGGGCACCGGTTCGGTGATTCGCCCCGGCGATGTGCAACTGATGAGCGCCGGCAGCGGCGTGGCCCACAGCGAGTTCAACCACAGCCAGCGCCTTGGTGTGCATTTCCTGCAAATCTGGATCGTGCCCAACGAAGCCGGCGCCAAGCCACGCTATCAGCAGGAGCACTTCAGTGAAGCGCAAAAACGTGGGCGCTTGCAGTTGATCATCTCGCCGGACGGCGCCAACGGTTCGCTGAAAGTGCGCCAGGACGCACGGGTGTATGCCGGGCTGTTCGACGCTGACGAAAGTACCCGCCTGGAGCTGGCACCGGATCGCTACGCCTACGTCCATGTGGCACGCGGCAGCGTTGAACTCAATGGTCAGCGCTTGCAGGAAGGCGACGGTGTGCGAGTGCGCGACGAGCGCCAGATCCGCCTGAGCCATGGCGAAGACGCCGAGGTGCTGGTGTTTGACCTGCGCCCCAACGAACTGCCGCAGATGCCATGA
- a CDS encoding formylglycine-generating enzyme family protein: protein MTPSRLKPLTALALTALCGALLPNLAQAAAPQPGKVFKDCKDCPEMVVLPAGTFTMGTPDDEVGREPDEGPMHEVTFAKPFAMSRFHITAGEWDSYVRQTGVKIANGDDRPGRECIASKPRYPQGPRQPAVCMDMDDIKQYVSWLSKKTGHTYHMVSEAQREYAARAGTTGPFPFPFDEGKGYSIAKHANTYGPADGYSYSSPVGSYPPNAFGMYDMHGNVYERVADCEHPNYIGAPTDGSAWVEPNCEAYQIRGNDWGEAPVFSRSGNRNNIYPQTRGDWIGFRVVREL, encoded by the coding sequence ATGACTCCATCCCGACTCAAACCCCTGACCGCCCTGGCACTCACCGCCCTGTGTGGGGCCCTGCTGCCCAACCTTGCCCAGGCTGCCGCCCCGCAGCCGGGCAAGGTCTTCAAGGACTGCAAGGACTGCCCCGAGATGGTGGTGCTACCCGCCGGCACCTTCACCATGGGCACCCCGGACGATGAAGTGGGGCGCGAGCCCGATGAAGGCCCGATGCATGAAGTGACCTTCGCCAAGCCGTTCGCCATGAGCCGTTTCCACATCACCGCCGGCGAATGGGACAGTTACGTGCGCCAGACCGGCGTGAAGATCGCCAACGGCGACGACCGCCCCGGCCGCGAATGTATCGCCAGCAAGCCACGCTACCCCCAGGGCCCACGCCAGCCGGCAGTGTGCATGGACATGGACGACATCAAGCAATACGTGAGTTGGTTGTCGAAGAAGACCGGGCACACGTACCACATGGTCAGCGAAGCCCAGCGTGAATACGCCGCGCGCGCCGGTACCACCGGACCGTTCCCCTTTCCGTTCGACGAGGGCAAGGGCTACAGCATCGCCAAGCACGCCAACACCTACGGCCCGGCGGACGGCTATAGCTATTCGTCGCCGGTCGGCAGCTACCCGCCGAATGCGTTCGGGATGTATGACATGCACGGCAATGTGTATGAGCGGGTAGCCGATTGCGAGCACCCGAACTACATCGGCGCACCGACTGATGGCAGTGCGTGGGTGGAGCCGAACTGTGAGGCTTACCAGATTCGCGGCAATGACTGGGGTGAGGCGCCGGTGTTTTCGCGTTCGGGCAATCGCAACAACATCTATCCGCAGACACGCGGCGACTGGATTGGCTTTCGGGTAGTGCGCGAGCTCTAA
- a CDS encoding formyltransferase family protein, with the protein MTKKNLVYVWSLRNAAADKAGQPVAYKDHERYMKSVLEFLVGSLNDTPLGEVYNLVGVVYDDDEQNPRDQQLVADYGFAYKPGRQWLYPADLRVQGKLVNDLLLSVPSTYRRLPRGSAEHIAGKQDFERRLHDTLVELKADIVVLDGLLVILDELVRPGAPFARRIMNIHPGITRIESPYERRGAYATWNALYGARGQAVVDWATRQTQPCEPLYLTGASFHYVDNGIDSGEVFHDVLKTEISPEDTILELRWNNFNNSLFPALHEGLELLAKQG; encoded by the coding sequence ATGACGAAAAAGAACCTGGTGTATGTCTGGTCCCTGAGAAATGCCGCTGCCGACAAGGCCGGGCAGCCGGTGGCCTATAAGGACCACGAGCGCTACATGAAGTCGGTGCTGGAGTTTCTGGTGGGCTCGCTCAACGACACGCCGCTGGGCGAGGTCTACAACCTGGTGGGCGTGGTGTATGACGACGATGAGCAAAACCCGCGCGACCAGCAGTTGGTCGCGGACTATGGCTTCGCCTACAAGCCGGGCCGCCAGTGGTTGTACCCGGCGGATTTGCGCGTGCAGGGCAAGTTGGTCAATGACCTGCTGCTGAGCGTGCCATCCACCTATCGCCGGCTGCCACGGGGCAGCGCCGAACATATCGCCGGCAAGCAGGATTTCGAGCGGCGCCTGCATGACACCCTGGTGGAGTTGAAGGCCGACATCGTGGTGCTTGACGGTTTGCTGGTGATCCTCGATGAACTGGTGCGTCCGGGCGCGCCGTTTGCGCGGCGCATCATGAACATTCATCCGGGCATCACCCGCATCGAATCGCCTTACGAGCGCCGTGGGGCCTACGCCACCTGGAATGCGCTGTACGGCGCGCGTGGGCAAGCGGTTGTAGATTGGGCGACCAGGCAGACGCAGCCGTGCGAGCCGCTGTACCTGACCGGGGCATCGTTCCATTACGTGGATAACGGTATCGACTCCGGTGAAGTGTTCCACGACGTGCTCAAGACAGAGATTTCGCCCGAGGACACCATCCTCGAACTGCGCTGGAACAACTTCAATAACAGCCTGTTCCCGGCGCTGCACGAAGGCTTGGAGCTGTTGGCCAAGCAAGGCTGA
- a CDS encoding aminotransferase class V-fold PLP-dependent enzyme produces MTDRRTFLKQAGVFAASLPLGAALLPEALAASTNDPWTGLKQLFNQDPDYLHFSNFLVASHPKPVREAIERYRQQIDRNPGLAMDWDLQETWKREGQVREWAARYLKAKPAQIALTGSTSEGLAMIYGGIKVRADQEILTTVHEHYATEFSLDFRVRKEQTQVRKIRLFENANQVSVDEVLSNIQRNIRPNTRVLGMTWVQSGSGVKLPIGEIGKLVDEHNRNRDEPDRILYVVDGVHGFGVENLDFPDMHCDFFISGTHKWMFGPRGTGLVCARETENKYVTPMIPTFSEDKDFATTMTPGGYHAFEHRWAADEAFKLHLQLGKAPVQARIHALNTELKDQLLAHSQIELVTPRSPELSAGFTFFRVKGQDSDAVAAHLMKNRVVVDAVDRDVGPVIRTSPGLLNNSAEIQRFMTLLSQRL; encoded by the coding sequence ATGACCGACCGCCGTACATTTCTCAAGCAGGCCGGCGTCTTTGCCGCGAGCCTGCCACTGGGCGCCGCACTGCTGCCCGAGGCACTGGCAGCCTCTACAAACGACCCATGGACGGGACTCAAACAGCTGTTCAACCAGGATCCGGACTACCTGCACTTTTCCAACTTCCTGGTGGCCTCGCACCCCAAGCCGGTGCGCGAAGCCATTGAACGCTACCGCCAGCAGATCGATCGCAACCCCGGGCTGGCCATGGACTGGGACCTGCAGGAGACCTGGAAGCGCGAAGGCCAGGTACGCGAGTGGGCCGCCCGCTATTTGAAAGCCAAACCCGCGCAGATCGCCCTCACCGGTAGCACGTCCGAAGGGCTGGCGATGATTTATGGCGGGATCAAGGTGCGCGCCGACCAGGAAATCCTCACCACCGTGCACGAGCACTATGCCACCGAGTTCAGCCTGGATTTCAGAGTGCGCAAAGAGCAGACCCAGGTTCGTAAAATACGCCTGTTCGAAAACGCCAATCAGGTATCGGTCGATGAGGTGCTGAGCAATATCCAGCGCAATATCCGCCCCAACACTCGCGTATTGGGCATGACGTGGGTGCAGTCGGGCAGCGGCGTGAAATTGCCCATCGGCGAGATCGGCAAGCTGGTGGACGAACACAACCGCAACCGCGACGAGCCGGACCGCATTCTCTATGTGGTCGACGGCGTGCACGGCTTCGGCGTCGAGAACCTCGACTTCCCGGACATGCACTGCGACTTCTTTATATCAGGCACCCACAAGTGGATGTTCGGCCCGCGCGGCACCGGCCTGGTGTGCGCCCGCGAGACCGAAAACAAATACGTCACACCGATGATACCGACCTTCTCGGAAGACAAGGACTTCGCCACGACCATGACACCCGGCGGCTACCACGCCTTCGAACATCGCTGGGCCGCCGACGAAGCCTTCAAGTTGCACCTGCAGTTGGGCAAGGCGCCGGTACAGGCACGCATCCATGCGCTCAATACCGAACTGAAAGACCAGTTGCTGGCTCACTCGCAGATCGAACTGGTCACACCACGCAGCCCCGAGCTGTCGGCGGGCTTCACCTTCTTTCGGGTCAAGGGCCAGGACAGCGATGCAGTTGCGGCCCACCTGATGAAAAACCGCGTGGTGGTGGACGCGGTAGACCGTGACGTCGGCCCGGTCATTCGTACCTCGCCCGGCCTGCTCAACAACTCAGCCGAGATCCAGCGCTTCATGACCTTGCTGAGCCAGCGGTTATGA
- the pvdM gene encoding pyoverdine-tailoring dipeptidase-like protein PvdM — translation MTKSRSKKALYIGLPLALAIGAGAGFLVWDQWFKGNAGYPLEVIKQANEMQDRLLSFDSHITLPLDFGTAGNEADKDGSGQFDLAKAARGRLSGAALTIFGWPEIWNGDNAPHKPTDGFVEEARHEQEVRYKIISGMVRDFPNQVGIAYTPDDMRRLHGEGKFAIFISMLNAYPLGNDLNQLDLWAARGMRMFGFSYIGNNAWSDSSRPLPFFNDSPDALEGLSPIGQQAVHRLNDLGVIIDVSQMSTKALEQVAQLSRTPMVASHSAPRASVDIPRNLSDKELQLIKNSGGVVQVVGFPAYLRPLSQPTQDKLNTLRARFDLPPLPNLAMALMPGDAIIAAWPEQRFGEYASALYAILEEEPKATLKDLGDAIDYTVRKIGIDHVGIASDFNDGGGLQGWENVGEVRNVTAELIQRGYSEADIAKLWGGNFLRVWDQVQKAAKPLANR, via the coding sequence ATGACAAAATCACGTTCGAAAAAGGCGTTGTATATCGGCCTGCCGTTGGCCCTGGCTATCGGCGCCGGGGCCGGCTTTCTGGTCTGGGACCAATGGTTCAAGGGCAACGCCGGCTACCCGCTGGAGGTGATAAAGCAGGCCAATGAAATGCAGGATCGCCTGTTGTCGTTCGACAGCCACATCACCCTGCCCCTGGATTTCGGCACGGCGGGCAATGAAGCCGACAAGGATGGCAGCGGCCAGTTCGACCTGGCCAAGGCGGCGCGGGGCCGATTGTCGGGTGCCGCACTGACGATCTTCGGCTGGCCGGAGATCTGGAACGGCGACAACGCCCCGCACAAGCCCACCGACGGTTTTGTCGAAGAGGCCCGCCACGAGCAGGAGGTGCGCTACAAGATCATCTCCGGCATGGTGCGCGACTTTCCCAACCAGGTGGGCATCGCCTACACCCCGGACGATATGCGGCGCCTGCACGGCGAAGGCAAGTTCGCGATCTTTATCAGTATGCTCAACGCCTACCCGCTGGGCAACGACCTCAACCAGCTGGACCTGTGGGCCGCACGCGGCATGCGCATGTTCGGGTTCAGCTACATCGGCAATAACGCCTGGTCCGACTCGTCGCGCCCACTACCGTTTTTCAATGACTCCCCCGACGCCCTTGAAGGCCTGTCGCCGATCGGCCAGCAGGCGGTGCATCGCCTGAATGACCTGGGCGTGATCATCGATGTATCGCAAATGTCGACCAAGGCCCTGGAGCAAGTCGCGCAGTTGAGCCGCACGCCGATGGTGGCATCCCACTCGGCGCCTCGGGCGTCGGTGGATATCCCGCGCAACCTCAGCGACAAAGAACTGCAACTGATCAAGAACAGCGGCGGCGTGGTGCAGGTGGTGGGCTTCCCCGCGTACCTGCGCCCCTTGAGCCAGCCGACCCAGGACAAGCTCAACACCCTGCGCGCACGCTTCGACCTGCCACCACTGCCCAACCTGGCCATGGCCTTGATGCCCGGCGATGCAATCATTGCCGCCTGGCCCGAGCAACGCTTCGGCGAGTATGCCAGCGCGCTGTACGCCATCCTTGAAGAAGAACCCAAGGCCACCCTCAAGGACCTGGGAGACGCCATCGACTACACCGTGCGCAAGATCGGCATCGATCACGTCGGCATCGCCTCGGACTTCAACGACGGCGGCGGTTTGCAGGGCTGGGAGAACGTTGGCGAAGTACGCAACGTCACCGCCGAATTGATCCAGCGCGGCTACTCCGAAGCCGATATTGCCAAACTGTGGGGCGGCAACTTCCTGCGGGTGTGGGACCAGGTACAAAAAGCCGCCAAACCATTGGCCAATCGCTAA
- a CDS encoding acyl-CoA thioesterase, translating into MNLWFRLLHMLLRRPWRKPVHGLATTVVRMRVWPLDLDLNRHVTNGRYFTLADVARMDFVLRTGAFRVALRHKAVPIVGDTWGKFRRELKLFEVFEVHTRMLGWDHKWSLMEHRFVSHGRVIGVVVIRGVFRGAKGNVPPSDFVRELGLEETSPPMPQWLSDWARSCDQMSVQLREQEQA; encoded by the coding sequence ATGAATCTCTGGTTTCGATTACTGCACATGCTGTTGCGCCGCCCCTGGCGCAAACCGGTCCACGGCCTGGCCACTACGGTGGTGCGCATGAGGGTTTGGCCGTTGGACCTGGATCTGAACCGGCATGTCACCAATGGTCGCTATTTCACCCTGGCAGATGTGGCGCGCATGGATTTTGTGCTGCGCACGGGTGCCTTTCGCGTGGCGCTGCGCCACAAGGCAGTGCCGATCGTGGGCGATACCTGGGGCAAGTTTCGTCGCGAGTTGAAACTGTTCGAGGTATTTGAAGTGCACACCCGAATGCTCGGCTGGGACCACAAGTGGAGCCTGATGGAGCACCGCTTCGTCAGCCATGGCCGAGTAATCGGCGTGGTGGTGATCCGTGGAGTGTTCCGCGGCGCCAAGGGCAACGTGCCGCCGTCGGATTTCGTGCGCGAACTGGGTCTGGAAGAAACGTCGCCACCTATGCCCCAATGGCTCAGTGACTGGGCGCGCAGTTGCGATCAGATGAGTGTGCAATTACGGGAACAAGAGCAAGCGTGA